Proteins encoded within one genomic window of Halomonas sp. YLGW01:
- a CDS encoding protein kinase — MTATSLQQFYIPEEQSIYLLSHDDAKKLKDWVALCQTQLEQLGYRDIALIGKGAYGFVFAGRARRPGGEVEHVFKFTRVTLPQHLQDRLEEEAFMLEQVDHPRVPELIAYQRVRNQSILVMERAPGENLEEVSLRHGRLSPRLVVHIAAQLADILRHLRRESGRRKPLVHGDIKPSNLVFDTKTERIALIDWGSSVFAQLDERLQHVTTNVMELMSDNLQQTNARLGDVYFIGEEQLSGALSSPRFDEQGAAGTLYALASGQSCRFGHRAIPATSLGLPMEFARMLDAMLSPDPALRLRAGDYFLDEMPRLSRTVMIDLDDPPETPLLPVWVRPAEREIDTVVYSSRKAFLREEGAPEQMSEVNDVQLDRYYKNFMQGMGDTEKAFLAAVSRLGRYPVVGGLAIRWETDGIYVDISLNLHDPALKAAFVSAVNNMVHLARAIYRRGIFKSCLFNARETLHVDRLGPDQPFILTPDMRLPYEVSAVPELEDHTRVHSYFEDGPDPEEFLVLPDEIIVSLEALNAIHHTGMIIFEALPTHLKIHSYYRLLDPAREGEFRKCLDDILAAVGLIEGLGVSGFMKMPYKDTKFFAHIERLPDRFYPKDPRNR, encoded by the coding sequence ACAGCTCGGCTACCGGGATATCGCGCTGATCGGCAAGGGCGCCTACGGCTTCGTGTTCGCCGGCCGGGCGCGCCGACCAGGGGGCGAGGTCGAGCATGTCTTCAAGTTCACCCGGGTGACGCTGCCCCAGCACCTGCAGGACCGGCTCGAGGAAGAGGCCTTCATGCTCGAGCAGGTCGACCACCCGCGGGTGCCTGAGCTGATCGCCTACCAGCGGGTTCGCAACCAGTCGATCCTGGTCATGGAGCGGGCGCCGGGGGAGAACCTCGAGGAGGTATCCTTGCGCCATGGTCGGCTGTCGCCGCGGCTGGTGGTGCACATCGCCGCCCAGCTGGCGGACATTCTGCGTCACCTGCGCCGTGAGTCGGGGCGGCGCAAGCCGCTGGTGCACGGTGACATCAAGCCCTCGAACCTAGTCTTCGATACGAAAACCGAACGTATCGCTCTGATCGATTGGGGCTCTTCGGTGTTCGCTCAGCTCGATGAGCGCCTGCAGCACGTGACCACCAACGTCATGGAGCTGATGTCCGACAACCTGCAGCAGACCAATGCCCGCCTGGGCGATGTCTATTTCATCGGCGAGGAGCAGTTGAGCGGTGCGCTGTCATCGCCACGCTTCGATGAGCAGGGCGCCGCCGGCACTCTCTATGCGCTAGCGTCGGGCCAATCGTGCCGCTTCGGCCATCGGGCCATTCCGGCGACGTCGCTGGGCCTGCCCATGGAGTTTGCCCGCATGCTGGATGCCATGCTTTCGCCGGACCCGGCGCTGCGTCTGCGGGCCGGGGATTACTTCCTTGACGAGATGCCGCGGCTGTCGCGCACCGTGATGATCGATCTCGACGACCCCCCCGAGACGCCGCTGCTGCCGGTGTGGGTGCGCCCGGCCGAGCGCGAGATCGATACCGTGGTGTACAGCTCGCGCAAGGCCTTCTTGCGTGAGGAAGGGGCGCCGGAGCAGATGAGCGAGGTCAACGACGTTCAGCTCGATCGCTACTACAAGAACTTCATGCAGGGCATGGGCGATACCGAGAAGGCCTTCCTGGCGGCGGTCAGCCGGCTCGGCCGCTATCCGGTGGTCGGGGGACTGGCGATCCGCTGGGAGACCGACGGTATCTATGTCGATATCTCACTGAACCTGCATGACCCGGCGCTGAAGGCGGCCTTCGTCAGCGCGGTCAATAACATGGTGCACCTGGCGAGGGCCATCTACCGCCGGGGGATCTTCAAGAGCTGCCTGTTCAATGCCCGGGAGACCCTGCATGTCGACCGGCTGGGCCCGGATCAGCCCTTTATTCTGACGCCAGACATGCGTCTGCCCTACGAGGTCAGCGCGGTACCCGAGCTCGAGGATCACACCCGGGTGCATTCCTACTTCGAGGATGGCCCGGACCCCGAGGAATTCCTGGTGCTGCCCGACGAGATCATCGTTTCCCTGGAGGCGCTCAATGCTATTCACCATACCGGGATGATCATCTTCGAGGCGCTGCCGACCCACCTGAAGATCCATAGCTACTATCGGCTGCTGGATCCCGCCCGTGAGGGCGAGTTTCGTAAGTGCCTGGATGACATCCTGGCGGCGGTGGGCCTGATCGAGGGGCTGGGGGTATCGGGTTTCATGAAGATGCCCTACAAGGACACCAAGTTCTTCGCCCATATCGAGCGTCTGCCGGACCGCTTCTATCCGAAGGATCCCCGCAACCGCTGA
- a CDS encoding winged helix DNA-binding protein: MSEDRNTARTDMSRLGPIVSSEHLSRSAMELSEFEFGMNICGHAFNRWMVRCMTAAGLPELGVLDVLVLHSVNHRERAKRQADICLVLNVEDTHTVTYALKKLGKHDLVAGEKQGKETLFRTTEAGRAACQRYAEIREACLVESLSSLGIGREDMHQMAGLLRAMSGLYDQAARAAASL; encoded by the coding sequence ATGAGCGAGGATCGCAATACCGCCCGCACCGACATGAGTCGTTTAGGACCGATCGTGTCGTCGGAGCACCTGTCACGCAGTGCCATGGAACTCTCCGAGTTCGAGTTCGGCATGAACATCTGCGGCCATGCCTTCAACCGCTGGATGGTGCGCTGCATGACGGCGGCGGGATTACCGGAGCTCGGGGTGCTGGACGTGCTGGTGTTGCACAGCGTCAATCACCGCGAACGCGCCAAGCGCCAGGCGGATATCTGCCTGGTACTCAATGTCGAGGACACCCACACCGTCACCTACGCGCTGAAGAAGCTTGGCAAGCACGATCTGGTGGCCGGCGAGAAGCAGGGCAAGGAAACCCTGTTTCGCACCACCGAGGCGGGGCGCGCGGCCTGCCAGCGCTACGCGGAGATCCGCGAGGCCTGCCTGGTGGAATCGCTGTCGTCCCTGGGCATCGGCCGAGAGGACATGCACCAGATGGCTGGCCTATTGCGCGCCATGTCGGGCCTCTATGACCAGGCGGCGCGCGCGGCCGCCTCGCTCTGA
- a CDS encoding TRAP transporter large permease subunit, whose protein sequence is MLVMMTVLLVALLLLLGSGVWVAFSLMGLAWIAISQFSSVPTGDVMASDIWSASHSWELTALPMFIWMGEILFRSRLAEDMFSGLSPWMQRIPGRLLHTNVVGCGLFAAVSGSSAATCATMGKMSIPELTGRGYDERLVLGTLAGSATLGLLIPPSIILIVFAVATDQSIARLFMAGVLPGVMLITLFTGYLMLWSWRYPDKVPPADTRVSFREKLRASRRLIPLFSLIVGVIGSIYAGIASPTEAAAVGVVLSLLLAKLQGAMSRSIFTEALLGAVKTSTMIAFILAGASFLTAAMGFTGLPSDLAAWIATQGLSPMMLLAVLTVFFILMGCFLDGISVVVLTTSIMLPMVEAAGIDLIWFGIYLVIVVEMSQITPPVGFNLFVLQGMTGRNILHIARAALPFFGLMLLGVILITLFPQIVTYLPEAMGNR, encoded by the coding sequence ATGCTCGTCATGATGACCGTATTGCTGGTTGCCCTGCTGCTGCTGCTCGGCAGCGGCGTCTGGGTGGCCTTCTCGCTGATGGGACTGGCCTGGATCGCCATCAGCCAGTTCAGTTCCGTACCCACCGGGGACGTGATGGCCTCCGATATCTGGAGCGCCAGCCACAGCTGGGAGCTGACCGCCCTGCCGATGTTCATCTGGATGGGTGAGATCCTGTTCCGCTCGCGCCTCGCCGAGGACATGTTCAGCGGCCTCTCCCCCTGGATGCAACGCATCCCCGGCCGCCTCTTGCACACCAACGTGGTCGGCTGTGGCCTGTTCGCCGCCGTCTCCGGCTCCTCGGCGGCCACCTGCGCCACCATGGGCAAGATGTCGATCCCCGAGCTTACTGGCCGCGGCTACGATGAGCGCCTGGTGCTCGGCACCCTGGCCGGTTCGGCGACCCTGGGGCTTTTGATTCCGCCCTCGATCATCCTGATCGTCTTTGCGGTCGCCACCGATCAGTCCATCGCACGCCTGTTCATGGCCGGCGTGCTGCCGGGCGTGATGCTGATCACCCTGTTCACCGGCTATCTGATGCTGTGGTCCTGGCGCTATCCGGACAAGGTGCCGCCTGCCGATACCCGAGTCAGCTTCCGGGAAAAGCTTCGGGCATCACGGCGCCTGATTCCGCTGTTCTCGCTGATCGTCGGCGTGATCGGCTCGATCTATGCCGGCATCGCCTCCCCCACCGAGGCCGCCGCCGTCGGCGTGGTGCTGTCGCTGCTGCTGGCGAAGCTGCAGGGGGCCATGAGCCGGTCGATCTTCACGGAGGCCCTGCTCGGCGCGGTCAAGACCTCCACCATGATCGCCTTCATCCTCGCCGGCGCCTCCTTCCTAACCGCCGCCATGGGCTTCACCGGCCTGCCCAGCGACCTGGCCGCCTGGATCGCCACCCAGGGACTCTCCCCGATGATGCTGCTCGCCGTGCTGACGGTGTTCTTCATCCTGATGGGCTGCTTCCTCGACGGCATCTCGGTGGTGGTGCTGACCACCTCGATCATGCTGCCGATGGTCGAGGCTGCCGGCATCGATCTGATCTGGTTCGGCATCTACCTGGTGATCGTGGTGGAGATGTCGCAGATCACGCCCCCGGTCGGCTTCAACCTCTTCGTGCTGCAGGGCATGACGGGGCGTAACATCCTGCATATCGCCCGGGCCGCACTGCCCTTCTTCGGCCTGATGCTGCTGGGTGTTATCCTGATCACCCTGTTTCCGCAGATCGTTACTTACCTGCCCGAGGCCATGGGGAACCGTTGA
- a CDS encoding TRAP transporter small permease: MSFRLRPIYDLGAYGAAFCLCLICTLITAQIVGRLVDKAAAQLGLDSLGLAIPGLSDISGFLLVGASFLGLAYTFVNGGHIRVTLLIGHLPAKVRVFIELWCLSLALLLSSYLAFYEYRLLADSIAFNETSYGLVPIPLWIPQGVMLAGTALFCLALFEAWLSTLTTALTRPATFTVDDGGHE; encoded by the coding sequence ATGTCCTTTCGTCTTCGCCCAATATATGACCTCGGGGCCTATGGCGCGGCCTTCTGCCTGTGCCTGATCTGCACCCTGATTACTGCCCAGATCGTCGGCCGCCTCGTCGACAAGGCCGCCGCCCAACTCGGCCTCGACAGCCTGGGACTGGCCATTCCCGGCCTCTCCGATATCTCCGGCTTCCTACTGGTCGGCGCCAGCTTCCTCGGACTCGCCTACACCTTCGTCAATGGCGGCCATATCCGCGTGACCCTGCTAATCGGCCATCTGCCGGCCAAGGTCCGGGTCTTCATCGAACTGTGGTGCCTGAGCCTTGCGCTCTTGCTGTCGAGTTATCTGGCCTTCTACGAGTATCGTCTGCTGGCCGACAGCATCGCCTTCAATGAGACCTCCTACGGGCTGGTGCCGATTCCGCTTTGGATTCCCCAAGGCGTCATGCTCGCCGGCACCGCACTGTTCTGCCTGGCGTTGTTCGAGGCCTGGCTGTCCACCCTGACCACTGCCCTGACCCGGCCCGCGACCTTCACGGTCGATGATGGCGGCCACGAATAA
- a CDS encoding TRAP transporter substrate-binding protein — protein sequence MTAKTLASATLATLGMAAATLPLAINAQAATEWDMPTPYGDRTFHTVNIREFADDVREATDGELDITVHSNGSLIGHAEIKNSVRRGIVPAGELIMSRLANENPIFEVDSVPYLAANYEDAWTLWEASREIIGEELEQQGLRLLFAVPWPPQGIYAQQSIEKIEDLRNLKMRVYNSSSERLAGLANAVPTQVNNPDIPTAFSTGRVDAMVTSPTTGANSKAWDFLSHYNHAQLWLPKNMVIVSERAFSRLDETTQQAVLDAAETAEQRGWDMSRQETQDAVKVLEENGIAVSEPTPELAKALEGIGSMMTEEWVQRAGEQGMQILKAYRDAK from the coding sequence ATGACCGCCAAGACCCTTGCCAGTGCCACCCTGGCCACCCTCGGTATGGCCGCTGCCACCCTGCCGTTGGCCATCAACGCTCAGGCTGCCACCGAGTGGGACATGCCGACGCCCTATGGCGATCGCACCTTCCATACCGTGAACATTCGCGAATTCGCCGATGACGTGCGTGAGGCCACCGATGGTGAGCTGGACATCACCGTGCATTCCAACGGCTCGCTGATCGGTCATGCCGAGATCAAGAACTCCGTGCGCCGGGGCATCGTGCCGGCCGGCGAACTGATCATGTCGCGCCTGGCCAACGAGAACCCGATCTTCGAGGTCGATTCCGTACCCTACCTGGCCGCCAACTACGAGGATGCCTGGACGCTGTGGGAGGCCTCCCGCGAGATCATCGGTGAGGAACTGGAACAACAGGGCCTTCGCCTACTGTTTGCCGTGCCTTGGCCGCCCCAAGGCATCTATGCCCAGCAGTCCATCGAGAAAATCGAGGACCTGCGCAACCTCAAGATGCGCGTCTACAACAGCTCCAGCGAACGACTGGCAGGGCTGGCCAACGCGGTGCCCACCCAGGTCAACAACCCCGACATTCCCACCGCCTTCAGCACCGGCCGTGTCGATGCCATGGTGACCTCGCCGACCACTGGCGCCAACTCCAAGGCCTGGGACTTCCTGAGCCATTACAACCACGCCCAGCTGTGGCTGCCCAAGAACATGGTGATCGTCAGCGAGCGCGCCTTCTCGCGTCTGGATGAGACCACCCAGCAGGCCGTCCTGGATGCAGCCGAGACCGCCGAACAGCGCGGCTGGGACATGAGCCGCCAGGAAACCCAGGATGCGGTCAAGGTCCTCGAGGAGAACGGCATCGCCGTCAGCGAGCCCACCCCGGAACTGGCCAAGGCCCTGGAAGGGATCGGCAGCATGATGACCGAGGAGTGGGTCCAGCGCGCCGGCGAACAGGGCATGCAGATCCTCAAGGCCTACCGCGACGCCAAGTAA
- the csiR gene encoding DNA-binding transcriptional regulator CsiR: protein MAPSSPQDSSPHKRPAQQGEPRQNMGISAYAWLKQDIIRGVYQPGEKLLMSRLRERYALGISPLREALSQLVAEHLVVAISQRGYRVAPMSVEELDDIYDARAQLEALLVRLAIERGDDAWEAEVLAKAHTLAKVAEVHGPEEMLELWDRRHQAFHSALVEGCGSRQLLMARESLFDQAARYRHLWLCQTVFSDQALATKRQEHAALVDAILARDAERASELTLEHIMTPVPIITDLMQARGLV, encoded by the coding sequence ATGGCCCCCTCCTCTCCCCAGGACTCCTCTCCACACAAGCGCCCTGCACAGCAAGGCGAGCCCCGCCAGAACATGGGCATCAGTGCCTATGCCTGGCTGAAGCAGGACATCATTCGCGGGGTCTACCAACCGGGTGAGAAGCTCTTGATGAGCCGACTGAGAGAGCGGTACGCACTGGGCATCAGCCCCCTGCGTGAGGCGCTGTCCCAACTGGTCGCGGAGCATCTGGTGGTGGCCATCAGCCAGCGCGGCTATCGCGTGGCGCCCATGTCGGTCGAGGAACTCGACGACATCTACGACGCCCGGGCTCAGCTCGAGGCCCTGCTGGTGCGCCTGGCCATCGAGCGGGGCGACGATGCCTGGGAGGCCGAGGTGCTGGCCAAGGCGCACACTCTGGCCAAGGTGGCCGAGGTGCATGGCCCGGAAGAGATGCTGGAGCTCTGGGATCGTCGTCACCAGGCGTTCCACAGCGCCCTGGTCGAAGGCTGCGGCTCACGCCAGCTGCTGATGGCCCGGGAGAGCCTCTTCGACCAGGCCGCTCGCTATCGTCACCTGTGGTTGTGTCAGACGGTATTTTCCGACCAGGCGCTGGCCACCAAGCGTCAAGAGCATGCCGCCCTCGTCGATGCAATTCTCGCCCGGGATGCCGAAAGGGCCAGCGAGCTTACCCTCGAGCACATCATGACCCCGGTCCCGATCATCACGGACCTGATGCAGGCTCGCGGGCTGGTCTGA
- the glaH gene encoding glutarate dioxygenase GlaH → MTALTSFDTTLVPKPDPLEGFTLTPSAQSPRLLELTLHRGVVDAFLEAVAEWPVQALEYKSFLRFRVAKLLDDLCGNTLQPLLINTLVDRRTGGLLVTPEGLDRVEQAEDMVKVSTAVAHLMGRSNFDAMSGQYYARFVVKNVDESDSYLRQPHRVMELHNDGTFVEQDTDYVLMMKLDEQHMEGGNSLLLHLDDWEGLSRFYHHPLARREMRWTAPPSKKVDKDIYHAVFDVDRDGLPIMSYIDQFVQPKDFEEGNWLADLSDSLETSEHRLSVPVPVGSFLLLNNHFWLHGRDRFTPHPQLRRELMRQRGYFTHAKTLRQPRQR, encoded by the coding sequence ATGACCGCCCTGACTTCGTTTGACACCACACTCGTGCCGAAGCCTGACCCTCTCGAGGGCTTCACCCTCACCCCGTCGGCGCAGTCGCCGCGCCTGCTCGAGCTGACCCTGCACCGCGGGGTGGTCGATGCTTTTCTCGAAGCGGTGGCCGAGTGGCCGGTGCAGGCACTGGAATACAAGTCCTTCCTGCGGTTTCGGGTCGCGAAGCTCCTGGATGATCTGTGCGGCAATACCCTACAGCCGCTACTGATCAACACCCTGGTCGACCGCCGCACAGGAGGCCTGTTGGTGACGCCCGAGGGGCTTGATCGGGTCGAGCAGGCCGAGGACATGGTCAAGGTCTCTACCGCGGTGGCGCACCTGATGGGGCGTTCCAATTTCGACGCCATGAGCGGCCAGTACTATGCCCGCTTCGTGGTCAAGAACGTGGATGAGTCCGACAGCTACCTGCGTCAGCCGCACCGGGTCATGGAGCTGCACAACGATGGCACCTTCGTCGAGCAGGACACCGATTACGTGCTGATGATGAAGCTCGATGAGCAGCACATGGAGGGCGGTAATTCGCTGCTACTGCACCTGGACGACTGGGAGGGGCTGTCGCGCTTCTATCATCACCCGCTGGCCCGGCGCGAGATGCGCTGGACGGCGCCGCCCAGCAAGAAGGTCGACAAGGACATCTACCATGCGGTCTTCGATGTCGATCGTGACGGGCTGCCGATCATGTCCTATATCGATCAGTTCGTGCAGCCCAAGGACTTCGAGGAGGGCAACTGGCTCGCCGATCTCTCCGATTCCCTGGAAACCAGCGAGCATCGCCTCTCGGTGCCGGTCCCCGTTGGCAGCTTCCTGCTGCTCAACAACCATTTCTGGCTGCACGGGCGTGACCGCTTCACGCCTCACCCCCAGTTGCGTCGGGAGCTGATGCGCCAGCGGGGCTACTTCACCCACGCCAAGACGCTACGCCAGCCGCGTCAGCGCTAG
- the lhgO gene encoding L-2-hydroxyglutarate oxidase, with protein sequence MYDFIILGGGILGMSTAMQLAKAYPDCRLLVVEKETGPAQHQTGHNSGVIHAGVYYTPGSLKARFCLEGNRATKAFCDAHDIRYDECGKLLVATNALEMERMQALWERTAANGLEREWLEADALYEREPNITGLGGIFVPSSGIVDYGEVTRAMAAEFERMGGEIRYSTEVVGIQEGSHEVVVETPEGAIPGKFLVTCSGLMADRVVRMLGETPDFTICPFRGEYYRLPEQHHQIVNHLIYPIPDPAMPFLGVHLTRMIDGSVTVGPNAVLALKREGYRKSDISLPDMARMFTHPGILKVLKANLRPGLIEMKNSLFKRGYLKEVRKYCPSLTLEDLEPYPAGVRAQAVSREGKLIDDFLFVDTRRTVNVCNAPSPAATSALPIGAHIVERVRQRLPQ encoded by the coding sequence GTGTACGATTTCATCATTCTGGGTGGGGGCATTCTCGGCATGTCCACCGCCATGCAACTGGCCAAGGCCTATCCCGATTGCCGCCTGCTGGTGGTCGAGAAGGAGACGGGCCCAGCCCAGCACCAGACCGGCCACAACAGCGGCGTCATCCATGCCGGTGTCTACTACACGCCGGGCAGCCTGAAGGCGCGTTTCTGTCTCGAAGGCAATCGCGCCACCAAGGCGTTCTGCGATGCCCACGACATCCGCTATGACGAGTGCGGTAAGCTGCTGGTGGCCACCAACGCGCTGGAGATGGAGCGCATGCAGGCCCTGTGGGAGCGCACCGCGGCCAATGGCCTTGAGCGAGAGTGGCTCGAGGCAGATGCGCTCTACGAGCGTGAGCCCAATATCACCGGCTTGGGCGGGATCTTCGTGCCCTCCAGCGGGATCGTCGACTACGGCGAGGTGACGCGCGCGATGGCCGCTGAATTCGAGCGGATGGGGGGCGAAATTCGTTATTCCACCGAGGTGGTGGGCATCCAGGAGGGCTCCCACGAGGTGGTGGTGGAGACGCCTGAGGGTGCCATTCCCGGCAAGTTTCTGGTGACCTGCTCGGGCCTGATGGCGGATCGGGTGGTACGCATGCTGGGCGAGACGCCGGACTTCACCATCTGCCCGTTCCGTGGCGAGTACTATCGCCTGCCCGAGCAGCACCACCAGATCGTCAATCATCTGATCTACCCGATTCCCGATCCCGCGATGCCGTTTCTGGGCGTCCACCTGACGCGGATGATCGACGGCAGCGTCACCGTGGGGCCGAACGCCGTGCTGGCGTTGAAGCGTGAAGGCTATCGGAAATCTGATATCTCTCTGCCCGACATGGCCAGGATGTTCACTCACCCGGGCATCCTCAAGGTGCTCAAGGCCAACCTGCGGCCTGGGCTGATCGAGATGAAGAACTCGCTCTTCAAGCGGGGCTATCTCAAGGAAGTGCGCAAGTATTGCCCGAGCCTTACGCTTGAGGATCTCGAGCCCTATCCGGCCGGGGTACGGGCCCAGGCGGTGTCCCGCGAGGGTAAGCTGATCGACGATTTCCTGTTCGTCGACACCCGGCGCACCGTGAACGTCTGCAATGCGCCGTCGCCGGCCGCCACCTCGGCGCTGCCGATCGGCGCGCATATCGTCGAGCGAGTCAGACAGCGCCTGCCCCAGTAA